One Clostridium estertheticum DNA segment encodes these proteins:
- a CDS encoding OAM dimerization domain-containing protein: MSEGQYSLEVKEYDKSLDLTKLKPYGDTMNDGKVQVSFTLPVEDNERGVEAALKLARSMGLKDPICAHHGSLDSEFAFYVIYGSLTHTVNYEEIHVQTVECEVMDMKEVGEYIKENIKRDVVIIGASTGTDAHTVGIDAVMNMKGFAGHYGLERYPMIEALNLGSQVENEEFIKKAIELKADVLLVSQTVTQKDIHIQNLTNLVELLEAEGIRDKVVLICGGPRITHELAKELGYDAGFGPGKFAGDIASFAITEMVERGLV, from the coding sequence ATGAGCGAAGGACAATATTCATTAGAAGTTAAAGAGTATGATAAAAGTTTAGATTTAACAAAGCTTAAACCCTATGGAGATACTATGAATGATGGCAAGGTTCAAGTGAGCTTTACACTTCCAGTAGAAGATAATGAAAGAGGAGTAGAAGCGGCACTAAAGCTTGCTAGATCCATGGGACTTAAAGATCCAATCTGTGCTCATCATGGTTCTTTAGATAGTGAATTTGCTTTCTATGTGATTTACGGTTCATTAACACATACTGTAAACTATGAAGAAATCCATGTTCAAACTGTAGAGTGTGAAGTAATGGATATGAAAGAAGTTGGAGAGTATATAAAAGAAAACATTAAACGTGATGTAGTAATAATTGGAGCTAGTACAGGTACAGATGCGCATACAGTTGGTATAGATGCTGTAATGAACATGAAGGGCTTTGCAGGACACTATGGACTTGAGAGATACCCTATGATAGAAGCACTGAACTTAGGAAGCCAAGTTGAGAATGAAGAATTCATTAAAAAAGCTATAGAGCTTAAAGCAGATGTTCTTCTAGTTTCTCAAACTGTAACACAAAAGGATATACACATTCAAAACCTTACTAACCTAGTAGAATTATTAGAAGCAGAAGGAATCAGAGATAAAGTTGTATTAATATGTGGAGGTCCAAGAATAACACATGAGCTTGCTAAAGAACTCGGATACGATGCAGGTTTCGGACCAGGAAAATTTGCTGGTGATATAGCAAGTTTTGCTATTACAGAAATGGTTGAGAGAGGGCTCGTTTAA
- a CDS encoding thymidylate synthase, whose protein sequence is MLNEMDRQYLDIVKKIIKKGYYDQNRTGIATLKIPHQIMQFDLEEEFPILTTKFVAFKTAVKELLWIFKDQSNDVKKLQEQNVHIWDKWALDDGTIGNAYGFQIAKYHQIDKLIEALKNNPQDRRMMMNLWNIEDLPKMALQPCCFLTMWDVTNGRLNCMLVQRSGDMGLGVPFNTSQYAVLVHMIAQVTGLKAGLFTHVINNAHVYENHIEGLELQLSRKEEALEAPKFWINPEIKNFYDFTAEDVKLIGYKHLGKINIGSVAV, encoded by the coding sequence ATGTTAAATGAAATGGATAGACAATATCTTGATATTGTTAAGAAAATTATAAAAAAAGGATACTACGACCAAAATCGTACTGGGATTGCAACTTTAAAAATTCCTCACCAAATTATGCAATTTGATTTAGAAGAAGAGTTTCCAATATTAACAACTAAATTTGTTGCTTTTAAAACAGCAGTTAAGGAATTGCTTTGGATTTTTAAAGACCAATCTAATGATGTAAAAAAACTTCAAGAACAAAATGTGCATATATGGGATAAGTGGGCTTTAGATGATGGAACTATAGGCAATGCCTATGGTTTTCAAATAGCCAAGTACCATCAAATAGATAAACTTATTGAGGCTTTGAAAAATAATCCTCAAGATAGAAGAATGATGATGAACTTGTGGAATATAGAAGACCTTCCTAAAATGGCACTGCAACCTTGTTGTTTTCTAACTATGTGGGATGTAACTAATGGAAGGCTAAATTGTATGTTAGTACAAAGGTCTGGAGATATGGGGCTTGGAGTACCGTTTAACACAAGTCAATACGCAGTCTTAGTTCATATGATAGCACAAGTTACAGGATTAAAAGCAGGGTTATTCACTCATGTTATAAATAATGCACATGTTTACGAAAATCATATTGAAGGATTAGAATTACAGCTTTCAAGAAAAGAAGAAGCGTTAGAAGCCCCTAAGTTCTGGATTAATCCAGAAATTAAAAACTTTTATGACTTCACAGCAGAGGATGTTAAACTTATAGGTTATAAACATCTAGGAAAAATAAATATAGGGAGTGTTGCTGTATAA
- a CDS encoding dihydrofolate reductase gives MLTCVVAIGENFAIGKNNELLWHFSKDLKRFKQITSGNTIIMGRKTFQSLPGILPGRHHIVITQNKDFVINDERVTVLNSKEELFALLEESKEYFVIGGGEIYKLLLPYCNKIHLTKVHKEYNADIFFPELNYSEWNIREEETGYVNDDKTTGYTFLTLERIVKV, from the coding sequence ATGCTAACTTGCGTAGTCGCCATTGGAGAAAATTTTGCTATTGGAAAAAACAATGAATTACTTTGGCATTTTTCAAAAGATTTAAAAAGATTCAAACAAATTACAAGTGGAAATACTATTATAATGGGAAGAAAGACCTTCCAATCGCTTCCTGGTATTCTTCCTGGAAGACACCATATTGTTATTACTCAAAATAAAGATTTTGTTATAAATGATGAAAGAGTTACCGTTTTAAATTCTAAGGAAGAGCTATTCGCTCTGTTGGAAGAAAGTAAAGAATACTTTGTCATAGGTGGGGGAGAGATTTACAAGTTATTATTGCCTTATTGTAATAAGATACATTTAACAAAAGTACACAAGGAATATAATGCTGATATATTCTTCCCTGAACTTAATTATTCAGAGTGGAATATTAGAGAAGAAGAAACTGGATACGTCAATGATGATAAAACAACAGGGTACACTTTTTTAACCTTGGAACGCATTGTTAAGGTGTAA
- a CDS encoding M14 family metallopeptidase, protein MQILKIGSRGTAVMEIQALLNKLGFGVGEIDGIYGPKTAAAVVKFQRYFGLSPTGVVNDDTYKLMNRFLIGYDTYRIRPGDTLYLIARRYYTTVASIITANPQINPNNLQVGREIIVPYSLEVVYTNIDYTYDIMKKDLEGLKARYPFIEVASAGKSELGKELYYVKLGNGPNKVFYNGSHHADEWITTVLLMKFIENFAKAYALGQPLEGYNAQDIWNKSSIYVMPMVNPDGVDLVLNGLDRSNPYYNDLIKWNNGSTDFSRNWSSNIRGVDLNHNYDALWQKSKDAEKSYGVYGPGPSRYSGTAPESESESKAVADFTRKNNFRLVIAYHSQGEVIYWDFENLASAEARRIAETFSRLSGYELGETYGITSYAGYKDWFIEKFRRPGYTIEVGLGENPLPISQFNKIYKDNIKVLLEGALI, encoded by the coding sequence TTGCAAATCCTAAAGATAGGATCAAGAGGAACCGCGGTAATGGAAATACAAGCACTACTTAATAAATTAGGTTTTGGTGTGGGAGAGATAGATGGAATTTATGGACCCAAAACTGCAGCAGCAGTTGTGAAATTTCAAAGATATTTTGGCCTATCTCCTACAGGAGTAGTGAATGATGATACTTATAAACTTATGAATAGATTTTTAATAGGTTATGATACTTATAGAATTAGACCGGGCGATACATTATATCTTATAGCAAGGAGGTATTATACAACAGTTGCAAGCATAATTACAGCTAATCCTCAAATAAATCCTAATAATTTGCAAGTTGGACGTGAGATTATAGTTCCTTATTCATTGGAGGTGGTATATACAAATATTGACTACACCTATGACATTATGAAAAAGGACTTAGAAGGGCTAAAGGCTAGGTATCCATTTATTGAAGTTGCTAGTGCAGGGAAGAGTGAGCTAGGAAAAGAACTTTATTATGTAAAACTGGGAAATGGACCTAATAAAGTTTTTTATAATGGATCTCATCATGCTGATGAATGGATAACTACTGTACTTTTAATGAAATTTATTGAGAATTTTGCTAAAGCATATGCTTTAGGTCAACCTTTAGAAGGTTATAATGCTCAGGATATATGGAATAAAAGCAGTATATATGTAATGCCTATGGTAAATCCAGATGGAGTTGACTTAGTGCTTAATGGGCTAGATAGGAGTAACCCATACTACAATGATTTAATTAAGTGGAATAATGGAAGTACTGATTTTTCAAGAAATTGGAGCTCAAATATAAGGGGGGTAGACCTTAATCATAATTATGATGCTCTGTGGCAAAAATCAAAGGACGCAGAAAAAAGCTATGGAGTATATGGACCAGGACCTTCAAGATATTCAGGAACGGCACCAGAATCAGAATCAGAATCTAAAGCTGTAGCAGATTTTACAAGAAAAAATAACTTTAGATTAGTAATAGCTTATCACAGTCAAGGGGAGGTAATTTACTGGGATTTTGAAAATTTGGCTAGCGCTGAAGCCAGAAGAATAGCGGAGACATTTTCCCGGTTAAGTGGTTATGAACTCGGAGAAACCTATGGAATAACAAGTTATGCAGGATATAAGGATTGGTTTATAGAAAAATTTAGAAGACCTGGCTATACCATTGAGGTTGGACTTGGAGAAAATCCTCTTCCAATAAGTCAATTTAATAAAATTTATAAAGATAACATTAAAGTGTTACTAGAAGGGGCATTGATATAA
- a CDS encoding AAA family ATPase, whose amino-acid sequence MEVEKFKLFASKITKNVNKVIVGKEKNITKIIVAFISSGHVLLEDVPGLGKTKLARSLSKSMNCSFKRIQFTPDLLPSDLVGIYYYNQKIQEFEYRQGPILSQFLLADEINRATPRTQSALLECMEERQVTVEGNTIKLNKPFFIIATQNPVEQFGTFPLPEAQLDRFFMKISMGYPDFNDEKNMIDRFITNDPLEDLQPVVSMEEIEYVQNNYNQVHVSEELKKYILNIVVATRNHKDVELGCSPRGTLNLIKGSQALAAISGRGYVIPEDVKELAVAILSHRLILKSEMNLGNDKASEIIEEIINTIEAPLEKL is encoded by the coding sequence ATGGAAGTTGAAAAATTTAAATTATTCGCAAGTAAAATAACAAAAAACGTTAATAAGGTTATTGTAGGAAAAGAAAAGAATATAACAAAAATAATTGTAGCATTTATTTCTTCAGGGCATGTATTGCTTGAGGACGTACCTGGACTTGGAAAAACAAAGCTCGCAAGAAGTTTATCAAAATCTATGAATTGTAGCTTTAAAAGAATACAATTTACCCCAGACCTGTTACCATCAGATTTAGTTGGTATATATTATTATAATCAAAAAATACAGGAGTTTGAATATAGGCAGGGACCTATATTAAGTCAATTTTTATTAGCAGATGAAATAAATAGAGCAACACCTAGAACTCAATCTGCATTATTAGAATGCATGGAAGAGAGGCAAGTAACCGTAGAAGGAAATACCATTAAGCTTAACAAACCATTTTTTATTATTGCCACACAAAATCCAGTAGAGCAGTTTGGAACTTTCCCATTACCTGAGGCACAATTAGATAGATTTTTTATGAAGATTTCTATGGGGTATCCAGATTTTAATGATGAAAAGAATATGATAGATAGATTTATTACAAATGATCCATTAGAAGATTTACAGCCTGTTGTAAGCATGGAAGAAATAGAGTATGTCCAAAATAATTATAATCAAGTGCATGTAAGTGAAGAGTTAAAAAAATACATATTAAATATAGTGGTAGCAACAAGAAATCATAAGGACGTAGAGCTTGGATGCAGCCCAAGGGGGACATTGAATCTCATAAAAGGAAGTCAAGCTTTAGCTGCTATTAGTGGTAGAGGCTACGTAATACCAGAAGATGTTAAAGAACTTGCAGTAGCTATACTAAGTCATAGATTAATTTTAAAAAGCGAAATGAATTTAGGAAATGATAAGGCGAGTGAAATAATTGAAGAAATTATAAACACTATTGAAGCTCCATTAGAAAAACTATAG
- a CDS encoding DUF58 domain-containing protein, with the protein MGVKFILIVLISWVMLEISNITKKRGFKKLKIRREIDNPRIFEGEVFSIKTTVENNKRLPISFLVINEVIPKGISFNNEVVSYKYGDNLCHISRYKIGRYERRKRTYELVAQKRGTYILKNIQITVGDIFGLSAESIETENYLEILVYPRLKNMSSYKFDTTSFQGNNTVKRWILKDTLYIKGIREYNVEDRMKDIHWKTSLKMDKLMVKDYDTTSDKELVIILNVQCGDPAWAHIMEAPIEIGIKIAVSLTNKAIKEGIPTGLWTNSRIISMNGNLTGEVAPALNSFKRIMELAARIDSGVRVVFDEYLKQQANKFNKNVTYILVTPFLNEKSICVLNKLCKSGFKLKIIDVSINEDIPFISGIEKITYKGEKIV; encoded by the coding sequence ATGGGAGTAAAGTTTATACTAATAGTATTAATATCATGGGTGATGTTAGAAATATCAAATATTACAAAGAAAAGAGGCTTCAAAAAGCTTAAAATTAGAAGGGAAATAGATAATCCTAGAATTTTTGAAGGTGAAGTGTTTTCAATTAAGACAACAGTTGAGAATAATAAGCGTCTTCCTATATCTTTTTTAGTTATAAATGAAGTGATACCTAAAGGTATAAGTTTCAATAATGAAGTTGTTAGCTATAAGTATGGCGATAATTTATGCCATATAAGCAGGTATAAGATAGGGCGATATGAAAGACGGAAAAGAACATATGAATTAGTTGCGCAAAAGAGAGGGACTTATATACTTAAAAACATACAAATTACCGTTGGTGATATCTTTGGGTTATCAGCCGAGTCTATAGAAACAGAAAACTATCTCGAGATTTTAGTTTATCCAAGATTAAAAAATATGTCTAGCTATAAATTTGATACCACTAGTTTTCAAGGGAATAACACTGTGAAAAGATGGATTTTAAAAGACACTTTGTATATAAAGGGTATAAGAGAGTACAATGTGGAAGATAGAATGAAGGATATTCATTGGAAAACTAGCTTGAAAATGGACAAACTTATGGTTAAGGACTATGATACCACTTCAGATAAAGAATTAGTTATAATACTTAATGTTCAATGTGGAGATCCAGCTTGGGCACATATAATGGAAGCACCTATTGAAATTGGAATAAAAATAGCAGTATCATTAACAAATAAGGCTATAAAAGAGGGGATTCCAACAGGTTTGTGGACAAATTCTAGGATAATTTCTATGAATGGAAACTTAACTGGAGAAGTTGCACCTGCCTTAAATTCTTTTAAAAGAATTATGGAATTAGCAGCTAGAATTGACTCAGGGGTTAGGGTGGTATTTGATGAATATTTAAAACAGCAAGCTAATAAATTCAATAAAAATGTAACTTACATATTAGTAACTCCATTTTTAAATGAAAAGAGCATATGTGTACTTAATAAACTATGTAAAAGTGGCTTTAAACTTAAAATCATAGATGTATCTATAAATGAAGATATTCCTTTCATAAGTGGAATCGAAAAAATAACTTATAAAGGAGAGAAAATAGTATGA
- the abc-f gene encoding ribosomal protection-like ABC-F family protein, translating to MIVLSCKDIHKSYGIDVILDKITFSINEGEKVGFIGANGAGKSTLFKILTNQLDYDNGELFIDKNKRVGYLSQDLTLNSDSTIYEETLLVFEDLLSLEKNLKDLESKMNEPYDASKEEYTNRIIKEYTLTYDLYNNRGGYTYKAEIGRVLKGLGFMEEDYNKPINILSGGQKTRVALCKLLLKNPDVLLLDEPTNHLDLDAIEWLEDYLRAYKGTMFIISHDRFFLDTISNKTFELLNGHVDCYNGNYTNFIDLKKINYEIQLKAYNLQQIEIKRQEDIITKYKSFNREKSVRAAESRQKSLDKMERIYQPDRDPRETRINFETEIKSGNDVLHIENLSKSFGDNLLFENLNLDMKRSDKIALIGENGRGKTTLFKIIMDKIPSDTGIKILGKNIFVGYYDQEQSNLNEEKTIIDEVWDEFPKLTTTELRTALAAFLFIGEDVFKNIYSLSGGERCRINLLKIMLSKSNFLLLDEPTNHLDIMSREALEDSIQAYDGTVIVISHDRYFLNKVISKILELNQDGLKEYLGNYNYYVEKKKNPLRFQVEEAQVGMSKTQINFDKKKKREESKLEKQKKTALKDLEDKISSLEQESEKLNNDLCIEEVYSNPIRSSEVNSQLANVKKELQDLYATWEDFIAEVE from the coding sequence ATAATAGTTCTAAGTTGCAAAGACATTCACAAAAGTTATGGTATAGATGTTATTTTAGACAAAATAACTTTTAGTATAAATGAAGGTGAAAAAGTAGGTTTTATTGGTGCTAATGGAGCAGGTAAATCTACACTTTTTAAAATACTCACGAATCAATTAGATTACGATAATGGTGAGCTATTTATAGATAAAAATAAGAGGGTTGGTTATCTATCTCAGGATCTAACCTTAAATTCCGATAGTACTATATACGAAGAAACACTTTTAGTATTCGAGGATCTCTTAAGCCTCGAAAAAAACCTTAAAGATTTAGAATCAAAAATGAATGAACCTTATGATGCTTCAAAAGAGGAATATACTAATAGAATAATAAAAGAATATACATTAACTTATGACCTTTACAACAATCGTGGAGGATACACCTATAAAGCAGAAATTGGTAGGGTTCTTAAAGGTCTTGGCTTTATGGAAGAAGACTATAATAAGCCCATCAACATATTAAGCGGTGGTCAAAAGACTAGAGTTGCACTATGCAAGTTATTGCTTAAAAATCCAGATGTATTGTTACTGGATGAGCCCACTAACCACTTGGACCTAGATGCTATAGAATGGTTGGAAGATTATTTGAGAGCCTATAAAGGAACTATGTTTATAATATCTCATGATAGGTTCTTTTTAGATACTATTTCTAATAAAACTTTCGAACTTCTTAATGGTCATGTGGATTGTTATAATGGAAACTATACAAATTTTATTGATTTAAAGAAGATAAATTATGAAATTCAATTAAAGGCCTACAATTTGCAACAAATAGAAATAAAAAGACAAGAAGATATTATAACTAAATATAAATCCTTTAACAGGGAAAAAAGTGTAAGGGCTGCAGAGAGCAGGCAAAAATCCTTGGACAAAATGGAAAGGATTTATCAACCTGACAGGGATCCTAGGGAAACTAGAATTAATTTTGAAACAGAAATAAAAAGTGGAAATGACGTCCTCCATATAGAAAATTTATCAAAATCATTTGGAGACAATCTTTTGTTCGAAAATTTAAACCTAGATATGAAAAGGTCAGATAAGATTGCTCTTATTGGAGAAAACGGAAGAGGCAAAACCACTCTTTTTAAAATTATAATGGATAAAATCCCAAGTGATACAGGCATAAAAATATTAGGCAAAAATATTTTTGTAGGATATTATGACCAAGAACAATCAAATTTGAATGAAGAAAAAACTATAATAGATGAGGTTTGGGATGAATTCCCTAAACTTACTACCACCGAGCTCCGTACAGCCCTGGCTGCATTCTTATTTATAGGTGAAGATGTATTCAAAAATATATATTCATTAAGTGGTGGGGAAAGATGCAGGATTAATCTTCTAAAGATCATGCTATCTAAATCCAACTTTTTACTACTAGATGAGCCGACAAATCACTTAGATATTATGTCACGCGAAGCACTAGAGGATTCAATACAGGCATATGACGGCACCGTTATTGTAATATCTCATGATAGATATTTCTTAAATAAGGTAATTTCTAAAATACTTGAATTGAACCAAGATGGTCTCAAAGAATATTTAGGTAATTATAATTATTATGTAGAAAAAAAGAAAAACCCTCTTAGGTTCCAAGTAGAAGAAGCCCAAGTTGGAATGTCAAAAACCCAAATTAATTTTGATAAAAAAAAGAAAAGAGAAGAATCAAAATTAGAAAAACAAAAGAAAACGGCCCTAAAAGATCTAGAAGATAAAATTTCTTCATTAGAACAAGAATCAGAAAAATTGAATAACGATCTTTGTATTGAAGAGGTTTATTCAAATCCTATTAGAAGCTCAGAGGTAAATAGTCAACTTGCAAATGTTAAAAAGGAGCTTCAAGATCTTTATGCAACTTGGGAAGACTTTATAGCTGAAGTAGAATAA
- a CDS encoding redox-sensing transcriptional repressor Rex yields MERKKNISMAVIKRLPKYHRYLRELLKNDVDRISSKELGEKIGFTASQIRQDLNCFGDFGQQGYGYNVKELLNEISGILGLSKEYKMIIIGAGNIGQAIANYTRFEKLAFNLVGIFDINPKLIGLKIRDVEVSDIDKLVEFLKSTPIDIGVICVSKNNAQVVADMMVTNGVKGIWNFAPVDLEVSEEIIVENVHLSESLLTLSCLMNDRTYP; encoded by the coding sequence GTGGAAAGAAAAAAGAATATATCAATGGCAGTTATTAAAAGATTGCCTAAATACCATAGATACTTAAGAGAACTTTTAAAAAATGATGTAGATAGGATATCCTCAAAAGAATTAGGGGAAAAAATTGGGTTTACAGCATCTCAAATTAGACAAGACCTGAACTGTTTTGGAGATTTTGGACAACAGGGATACGGATATAATGTAAAAGAATTATTAAATGAAATAAGTGGAATACTTGGATTATCAAAAGAGTATAAGATGATAATAATAGGAGCTGGCAATATAGGGCAAGCTATTGCCAATTATACACGTTTTGAAAAGTTAGCATTTAATTTAGTAGGTATTTTTGATATTAACCCAAAGCTAATAGGACTCAAAATTAGAGATGTTGAAGTAAGTGACATAGATAAATTAGTGGAATTTCTTAAATCTACACCAATAGATATTGGTGTAATCTGTGTGTCTAAAAACAATGCGCAAGTAGTTGCTGATATGATGGTAACAAATGGGGTTAAGGGTATATGGAATTTTGCACCTGTGGATTTAGAGGTATCGGAAGAAATAATAGTGGAAAATGTACATTTAAGTGAAAGTCTTCTAACTCTTAGTTGCTTAATGAATGACAGGACATATCCATAA
- a CDS encoding short-chain-enoyl-CoA hydratase has product MEYKNVVLQKEDRVAVITISRPKALNALNTETLKELELAIDEIASDDQIYAVIITGEGKAFVAGADISEMKDLDVMGARRFGNLGNKVFRKLETLEKPIIAAVNGFALGGGCELSMACDIRIASAKAKFGQPETGLGITPGFGGTQRLARLVGMGMAKQLLFTAEIINAEEALRIGLVNKVVEPENLIEEAKLLAKKIASNAPIAVKLCKTAINRGMQMDIDTALIYEAEIFGECFATEDQKSGMIAFLEKSEKCFKNK; this is encoded by the coding sequence GTGGAATACAAAAATGTTGTTCTTCAAAAAGAAGACAGAGTTGCAGTTATTACAATTAGTAGACCCAAAGCTCTAAATGCATTAAACACAGAAACATTAAAAGAGCTAGAACTCGCAATTGATGAAATTGCTAGTGATGACCAAATTTACGCAGTGATTATAACAGGAGAGGGAAAAGCTTTCGTTGCAGGAGCTGATATCTCAGAAATGAAAGATCTTGATGTAATGGGCGCTAGAAGATTTGGAAATTTAGGAAACAAAGTATTTAGAAAACTAGAAACTTTAGAAAAACCTATAATAGCAGCAGTAAACGGTTTTGCGCTAGGTGGAGGTTGTGAGCTTTCTATGGCTTGCGATATCAGAATAGCTTCAGCAAAAGCAAAATTTGGACAACCTGAGACCGGACTTGGAATTACACCTGGATTTGGAGGTACTCAAAGACTAGCTAGACTTGTAGGTATGGGTATGGCTAAACAATTATTATTTACTGCGGAAATTATCAATGCAGAGGAAGCCTTAAGAATAGGGCTTGTTAATAAGGTAGTAGAACCTGAAAATTTAATTGAAGAAGCAAAACTATTAGCTAAGAAAATTGCAAGCAACGCACCTATAGCTGTTAAATTGTGTAAAACAGCAATTAATAGGGGTATGCAAATGGATATAGATACAGCTTTAATTTATGAAGCTGAGATTTTCGGAGAATGTTTCGCGACTGAAGACCAAAAAAGTGGAATGATAGCATTTCTTGAAAAATCAGAAAAATGCTTTAAAAATAAATAA
- a CDS encoding acyl-CoA dehydrogenase: MDFSLTKQQEFVKQMVREFTINEVEPIAAEIDRTERFPTETVEKMARYNMLGIPISTEFGGAGGDNLSYAIAVEELSKACGTTGVILSAHTSLCAGPIDMFGTLEQKNKYLIPLAKGEKLGAFGLTEPNAGTDASEQQTTAILDGDNYILNGSKIFITNAAVADLFIVFAMTDKSKGTKGITAFIVEKEFPGFSIGKLEDKLGIRASSTGELIFENCIVPKENMLGKEGRGFGIAMKTLDGGRIGIAAQALGIAEGALEAAAKYMKERKQFGKPLSAFQGLQWMMAELDVKVEASKLLVYKAAWNKDNGLPYSVEAARAKLYASETAMEVTTKAVQIFGGYGYTKEYPVERMMRDAKITEIYEGTSQVQKMVIAGNLLK; this comes from the coding sequence ATGGATTTTTCATTGACAAAACAACAAGAATTTGTAAAACAAATGGTAAGGGAATTTACAATAAATGAAGTTGAACCAATAGCTGCGGAAATTGATAGAACAGAAAGATTCCCTACAGAAACTGTAGAGAAAATGGCTAGATATAATATGCTTGGTATTCCAATTTCTACTGAATTTGGTGGAGCTGGCGGAGACAATTTATCTTACGCTATTGCTGTTGAAGAACTATCAAAAGCATGTGGAACTACGGGAGTTATACTTTCAGCCCATACTTCATTATGTGCTGGCCCAATAGATATGTTTGGAACATTAGAGCAAAAGAACAAATACTTAATTCCACTTGCAAAAGGTGAAAAATTAGGTGCTTTTGGATTAACTGAACCTAATGCAGGAACAGATGCGTCTGAGCAACAAACTACAGCAATTTTAGACGGAGATAATTATATATTAAATGGTTCAAAAATATTTATCACTAATGCTGCAGTAGCAGATTTATTTATAGTCTTTGCTATGACTGATAAGAGCAAAGGAACAAAAGGAATTACTGCTTTCATAGTTGAAAAAGAGTTTCCTGGATTCTCAATTGGTAAATTAGAAGATAAATTAGGAATAAGAGCATCTTCAACTGGTGAGCTTATATTTGAAAACTGTATAGTTCCAAAAGAAAATATGCTGGGAAAAGAAGGAAGAGGATTTGGTATAGCAATGAAAACTCTTGACGGAGGAAGAATTGGTATAGCAGCTCAAGCACTAGGAATTGCAGAAGGTGCACTAGAAGCAGCAGCTAAATACATGAAAGAAAGAAAACAATTTGGGAAACCATTATCAGCATTCCAAGGACTTCAATGGATGATGGCAGAACTAGATGTTAAAGTTGAAGCTTCAAAACTTTTAGTATATAAGGCAGCATGGAACAAGGATAATGGTCTTCCATATAGTGTAGAAGCTGCTAGAGCAAAATTATATGCATCAGAAACAGCTATGGAAGTTACAACTAAAGCTGTTCAAATCTTCGGTGGATATGGATATACAAAAGAATACCCAGTAGAAAGAATGATGAGAGATGCTAAGATAACTGAGATTTATGAAGGAACTTCACAAGTTCAAAAAATGGTTATCGCTGGAAACTTATTAAAGTAG